The genomic DNA CGGTGCACATGGCACCGAGCTTGACCGCGTCCTTGGGCGTGCACAGGATCGCCGTACAGCCGAGCCGGGCGGCCTCCTCGGACAGGGCCGTCACGTCCCGCTTGGTGTAGGTATAATGGTCCCGAAAAACCACGTGCCGCTTTGGCTCATAGCCCAGGTACGCCGTGGCCGTGGCCCGGACCTGAACGGGATCCCCCACGCCTGTGGCCAGCAGGTACGGCGCGTCCTCGAAATCGTGCGCCCGCTCCCCGCCGATGACCCGGCGCACCCCTGTGGGGACCAGCCGGAAGCTGAACACCGGCTTGCCGAAGCGCTTGAGGCGCTCCTCGATGCGCATCCCGAGCAGGGCGAATTCCTTGGGGCTGGCCTTGATCAAAAAGGCGTCGGCCCGCTTGAGCGCGGCCTCGGGCTCGCGCCAGGAGCCCGCCGGGATGACCCTATTCCACCCCTCTCGCAGGTCGTCAGGCCGGAGCAGGACCAGGTTCACATGCCGTTGCACGGCCATGTGTTGAAACCCGTCATCCAGGACGATCAGCTCGGGCCGGGCCTTGACCACGGCCTCCCGGCCCGCGCGGGTGCGGTTCGGGTCCACC from Desulfovibrio sp. Huiquan2017 includes the following:
- the lpxK gene encoding tetraacyldisaccharide 4'-kinase, translating into MSETVTDLQRALYPLLRPFSWLYAGAMRVRAGLYGRGLLKRWEPPALTVSVGNIGWGGTGKTPVADWLLGWAESKSIPVALLTRGYRAKPRHLPYEVKPGALAEEAGDEPLMLARAHDRALILVDPNRTRAGREAVVKARPELIVLDDGFQHMAVQRHVNLVLLRPDDLREGWNRVIPAGSWREPEAALKRADAFLIKASPKEFALLGMRIEERLKRFGKPVFSFRLVPTGVRRVIGGERAHDFEDAPYLLATGVGDPVQVRATATAYLGYEPKRHVVFRDHYTYTKRDVTALSEEAARLGCTAILCTPKDAVKLGAMCTDLFWQFDLTLTFGPSTLGKRSTFSTWWDRRYESFRLRRADRAELAADYLMRHEADAFAKGDDHD